In Botrytis cinerea B05.10 chromosome 6, complete sequence, the following proteins share a genomic window:
- the Bcdps1 gene encoding Bcdps1, giving the protein MAEPSKEIPTDPAMAAGGAPPTGEDPAQPSKKGAKKAEAKAKKEAEKARKAAEQAAKQAAAGSAAAEDLAKDNYGQIKHTTKIEAESVHLREIGEQHIGKTIKVRAWIQNARMQGAKMAFVELREEGNWTVQGVVSASAEGKPVSKQMVKWIGGLKLESFVAVEAVVQKPLEPVKSTKVSNFELHLGKVYLVAAAPEMLGLGLGPASRAVGKLDEEEDLSEAAAGLSVTEGTPTASLASHLNNPAMHKRAPVSQAIADIRIAVEDYFCDYLRSHRFKKFHPPCLIGAASEGGANVFRMPYFDKEAYLAQSPQFYKQFEIAGGRKRVYCVGPVFRAENSNTPRHMTEFIGLDLEMEIDEHYHEVLHMLEGVLLFIFRNLAENYREEIELVRSIYPSEEFLLPEAGKEVRLTFAEGQKLLREEGPEEFRNVTDTEDMSTPQEKALGALVRKKFNTDFYVLDKFPVDARPFYAMPDPENPAVTNAYDFMMRGQEILSGGQRLHLPEQLEEVIRSKGLDPNQPGIKEYVDVFKSVGVPPHGGGGIGLDRVVAWYLNLPSVHLVCDYPRTPKRLSP; this is encoded by the exons ATGGCGGAACCAAGTAAAGAAATTCCAACCGACCCCGCCATGGCAGCTGGTGGGGCCCCACCTACCGGTGAAGACCCCGCACAACCCTCTAAGAAAGGAGCAAAGAAAGCAGAAGCCAAAGCCAAGAAGGAAGCAGAAAAGGCACGCAAAGCCGCCGAGCAAGCTGCTAAACAAGCTGCCGCTGGATCTGCTGCCGCCGAAGATCTTGCGAAAGATAATTACGGACAAATTAAACATACCACTAAGATTGAAGCCGAAAGTGTACATCTAAGGGAGATCGGAGAACAGCACATTGGCAAGACAATCAAGGTTCGCGCATGGATTCAAAATGCACGAATGCAAGGAGCAAAGATGGCGTTCGTCGAGCTGAGAGAGGAGGGCAACTGGACAGTCCAGGGTGTTGTGAGTGCCAGCGCGGAGGGGAAGCCAGTTAGCAAACAAATGGTCAAATGGATTGGAGGGTTAAAGTTGGAGAGTTTTGTTGCGGTTGAGGCTGTTGTGCAGAAACCATTGGAGCCCGTTAAGAGTACAAAGGTTTCGAATTTCGAATTGCATCTCGGAAAGGTTTACTTAGTAGCTGCAGCGCCCGAGAtgttgggattgggattagGACCAGCGAGCAGAGCTGTAGGCAAgttggatgaggaagaagatcttAGTGAAGCTGCTGCCG GTCTCAGTGTCACAGAAGGCACCCCAACAGCCAGTCTGGCCTCCCACCTTAACAACCCCGCTATGCACAAACGAGCACCTGTCAGCCAAGCTATCGCTGACATCCGAATCGCTGTCGAGGACTACTTCTGCGACTATCTGAGAAGCCATCGCTTCAAGAAATTTCACCCTCCTTGCTTGATCGGAGCTGCTTCCGAAGGCGGTGCAAATGTATTCAGAATGCCATACTTCGATAAAGAAGCTTATCTCGCCCAATCCCCACAATTCTACAAACAATTTGAAATCGCCGGAGGCCGAAAGAGAGTCTACTGTGTTGGACCTGTTTTCCGTGCAGAGAATTCAAATACTCCAAGACACATGACCGAG ttCATTGGTcttgatttggagatggaaattgatgaacATTATCACGAAGTTTTGCACATGCTCGAAGGTGtccttctcttcatcttccgcAACCTTGCCGAGAACTACCGTGAAGAAATTGAGCTTGTCCGCTCAATTTACCCATCTGAAGAATTCCTTCTTCCCGAAGCTGGCAAGGAAGTCCGTCTTACTTTCGCCGAAGGTCAAAAGCTTCTTCGCGAAGAAGGCCCCGAAGAATTTAGAAATGTTACCGACACTGAAGATATGAGCACACCCCAGGAAAAGGCCCTCGGAGCACTCGTTCGTAAGAAGTTTAACACCGATTTCTATGTCCTCGACAAGTTCCCAGTCGATGCCCGTCCATTCTACGCGATGCCGGATCCCGAAAATCCTGCCGTCACCAATGCATATGATTTCATGATGCGCGGACAAGAAATTTTGAGTGGTGGTCAACGATTACATTTACCAGAGCAACTGGAGGAAGTAATTAGATCCAAGGGCTTGGACCCCAACCAACCTGGTATCAAAGAATATGTCGATGTATTTAAGAGTGTCGGTGTACCACCTCACGGTGGCGGAGGAATTGGTCTGGATAGAGTTGTGGCTTGGTATTTGAATTTGCCAAGTGTGCATTTGGTTTGCGATTACCCAAGAACACCAAAGAGATTAAGTCCTTAG